A single window of Rana temporaria chromosome 1, aRanTem1.1, whole genome shotgun sequence DNA harbors:
- the C1H4orf54 gene encoding uncharacterized protein C4orf54 homolog, whose product MEDCTGGKTPGQLPIKGTRSEGTASYPSSHAPSPMLQGSANDEAHYITTHEIQLCEADQEPDYPDFGLAPTTWSEPLDSAPCTFLEYASFDSQGGSPTDEDCSYYLSTTSDPNPTDSLGTDSLGSTELVSSYSESDTSPAPRADESKAAGILLSIKTASKAIKEPSNVQQQQQQNTAPADAKHETDMTYCVSRATDSKSAFKQHHCLPYPALSDAHRLVAIPARLQARSGVHADISSGASSAVSELDDADKEVRNLTSRAFRSLAYPYFEAINFSSSESTTSLSDQNIGINSWSTYLDWKGSSFLSQKAEKTLHQHSSTTSSLKKIGKDASQVFLQSNKSQTKAYELVVSEVAEKRADPAGSSKRIQSGSRVVTLTETLNLVKASKPHELSLSTDGVTQALPREAAAQELTKHTSSAAEAMEGSNKSKYASSLIKNIISKKMQLEHEIKMERGEITDTSQKHALAKEAEGSKEKSLQSCKFSEAEGSKEKSLQRQSSKFSNTEGSKERSLQRQSSKFSDTEGSKEKSLQRQSSKFSEAEGSKEKFLQRQSSKFSEAEGSKEKFLQRQSSKFSEAEGSKEKFLQRQSSKFSEAGSDFTLVSSEDFSARDFAPADGNVPLEEASKSSADTMKGMFLRSQNSAFRSWKEKEIEKMEKKIEEKVAKARRIKIPLERDWRAEFGEISTVQSTKMSRLYVPGIQHIPKEKQAEKQATKYAVTTYAHQTCFSRNENEFKSEKLHILEATAASRMTPMITPKPQEIKLNLGLSSENKDNPFNIAKLLTPNLASTLSKAAEDLRSQVPSRAEVLEKMPQFLVRDIRESKPKTQGTIHQVRDVRKLLKNSYSHDNGDNSDRGSVMSDQSTTDQKTKGTPTSKISSSLSPIMITCQAVKNKEEGDNSQPDAEGGLSPAETVLVHRASGRLPVATIAPNKSGPRMPVVKIVSKASKWKQEKKEQQPEVKVPPQSPQSRAALEKLTAAVKTMEQLYVYDRKEWKRKGGQQPLTGSHVLSMIAGEEGSVARKVATFPEYTKAREEPRKVLAPPFSKAPEPLARRNSHPGLEKSPVKVENKAPPRTFQVSKFGETKKQDQPEKNSGGTGNVNVFKVSAAPVKNKEQNQEAAMNRKNTRPQPRPTSLKIPQLALEEPKKVEPSPPQLPSLVRKASADFENYLTIPVKSAEGKPSVDTSARDPPSGNSESTFTPGGTKDYNVNSGNTREPSSIIRDAAATVRDSTSLATLPPFSTKTQASSPKSPIKAPVDWRNKAKEGVQPTRAPSAGSEPQTPDSVPPATFYHHPFPPVAMAMPSPQGPIYYSPPLPSATPAEMYPQTQRKMLVDLATGQYYLVDTPVQPVKRRLFDPETGQYVDVPVPPPPVTPMPLHMPQLALSPGAYGPAYMFYPGFMPTPQTTVLPASTMQTPLSNPGSEHPFEMPGVEGSQQGEMGLLETPYYLATGSSSVPTGQTANIRRGSLGCPDGKQVINILSQPGPRIVAPPSFDGTTMRFVVEHR is encoded by the coding sequence ATGGAGGACTGCACCGGTGGGAAGACGCCTGGCCAGCTCCCAATTAAAGGGACCAGGTCAGAGGGCACGGCGTCCTACCCCTCCTCCCACGCACCGTCCCCCATGCTGCAGGGCAGTGCCAACGACGAGGCGCACTACATCACCACCCACGAGATCCAGCTGTGCGAGGCTGACCAGGAGCCGGATTACCCGGACTTTGGCCTGGCCCCCACCACTTGGAGCGAGCCCCTGGACAGCGCCCCCTGCACCTTTTTGGAGTACGCCTCGTTTGACAGTCAAGGAGGGAGCCCGACCGACGAGGACTGCAGTTACTACTTGAGCACCACCAGCGATCCCAACCCCACAGACAGCCTGGGCACTGACAGCCTGGGCAGCACCGAGCTGGTCAGCAGTTATTCGGAAAGCGATACGTCCCCGGCTCCCAGGGCAGACGAGTCCAAAGCAGCCGGGATCCTCCTATCAATCAAAACCGCATCCAAGGCTATAAAGGAGCCTAGCAAcgtccagcagcagcagcagcaaaacACCGCCCCTGCCGATGCCAAGCATGAGACAGACATGACTTACTGCGTGTCCAGAGCCACCGACAGCAAGTCCGCCTTCAAACAGCACCACTGCCTGCCTTACCCAGCGCTGTCCGATGCGCACAGGCTGGTCGCCATCCCCGCCCGTCTGCAGGCGCGGAGCGGGGTCCACGCGGACATCTCCAGCGGAGCCTCCAGCGCAGTCAGCGAGCTAGATGACGCCGACAAGGAGGTGCGCAACCTCACCTCCAGAGCCTTCCGCAGCCTTGCCTACCCCTACTTCGAAGCCATCAACTTCAGCTCCAGCGAGTCCACCACCTCTCTGTCTGACCAGAACATAGGCATCAACAGCTGGTCCACCTACCTGGACTGGAAAGGGAGCTCATTCCTGTCTCAGAAGGCAGAGAAGACCCTACACCAGCACTCCTCCACCACATCCAGCCTCAAGAAGATAGGCAAGGATGCCTCCCAGGTGTTCCTCCAATCTAACAAGTCCCAAACCAAAGCCTATGAGCTGGTGGTGAGCGAAGTAGCCGAGAAACGAGCTGATCCAGCCGGCTCCTCTAAGCGCATCCAGTCTGGTTCCAGGGTTGTCACGCTGACGGAGACCCTCAACCTGGTGAAAGCCAGCAAGCCTCATGAACTCTCACTTTCCACGGATGGGGTTACACAGGCTCTGCCAAGAGAAGCGGCTGCGCAGGAGCTCACCAAGCACACTAGCAGCGCAGCCGAAGCCATGGAAGGCTCCAACAAATCCAAATATGCCTCCAGCCTTATTAAAAACATTATCTCCAAGAAAATGCAGCTGGAGCATGAGATTAAGATGGAAAGAGGGGAGATCACAGACACGTCTCAGAAACATGCTTTAGCCAAGGAGGCAGAGGGTTCCAAAGAAAAGTCCCTACAGAGCTGCAAGTTCTCCGAGGCAGAGGGCTCCAAGGAAAAGTCCTTACAGAGACAGAGCTCCAAGTTCTCAAATACAGAGGGCTCCAAAGAAAGGTCCTTACAGAGACAGAGCTCCAAGTTCTCAGATACAGAGGGCTCCAAAGAAAAGTCCTTACAGAGACAGAGCTCCAAGTTCTCAGAAGCAGAGGGCTCCAAGGAAAAGTTCTTACAGAGACAGAGCTCCAAGTTCTCAGAAGCAGAGGGCTCCAAGGAAAAGTTCTTACAGAGACAGAGCTCCAAGTTCTCAGAAGCAGAGGGCTCCAAGGAAAAGTTCTTACAAAGACAGAGCTCCAAGTTTTCCGAGGCAGGCTCCGACTTCACCCTGGTCAGCAGCGAGGACTTCTCAGCCAGGGACTTTGCTCCTGCTGATGGCAATGTTCCTCTAGAAGAAGCCTCCAAGAGCTCTGCGGACACCATGAAGGGCATGTTCCTCCGCAGCCAGAACAGCGCCTTCAGATCCTGGAAGGAGAAGGAGATAGAAAAGATGGAAAAGAAAATAGAAGAGAAGGTGGCCAAGGCAAGAAGGATCAAGATCCCCCTGGAGAGGGACTGGAGGGCTGAATTTGGGGAGATCTCCACTGTCCAGTCCACCAAGATGTCCCGCTTGTATGTGCCTGGCATCCAACACATACCTAAGGAGAAGCAAGCCGAGAAGCAAGCCACCAAATACGCCGTGACCACCTATGCCCACCAGACCTGCTTCAGCCGCAATGAAAATGAATTCAAAAGCGAGAAGCTTCACATCCTGGAGGCTACAGCTGCTAGCAGGATGACCCCCATGATCACCCCCAAGCCTCAAGAGATTAAGCTAAACCTGGGATTATCCTCGGAGAATAAAGATAACCCTTTCAACATTGCCAAGCTATTGACCCCAAACCTGGCATCTACCCTTTCCAAGGCGGCAGAAGATCTGAGGAGCCAGGTCCCATCCAGGGCTGAGGTTCTGGAGAAGATGCCTCAGTTCCTGGTCAGGGACATCAGGGAGAGCAAACCCAAAACGCAGGGGACGATCCACCAGGTGAGGGACGTTAGGAAGCTGCTGAAAAATTCCTACAGCCATGACAATGGTGACAATAGTGACAGGGGCAGCGTGATGTCTGATCAGAGTACCACCGATCAGAAAACCAAGGGGACCCCCACATCCAAGATCTCTTCCTCCTTGTCCCCCATTATGATCACCTGCCAGGCGGTGAAGAATAAAGAGGAAGGTGACAATAGCCAGCCAGATGCAGAGGGGGGGCTGTCACCTGCAGAAACTGTCCTGGTGCACAGGGCATCAGGCAGGCTCCCTGTAGCCACCATTGCCCCCAATAAAAGTGGCCCCAGGATGCCCGTAGTGAAAATCGTGTCTAAAGCTTCCAAGTGGAAGCAGGAGAAGAAAGAGCAGCAGCCCGAGGTGAAGGTACCACCACAGTCCCCACAGTCCCGGGCTGCCCTGGAGAAGCTGACTGCTGCAGTGAAGACTATGGAGCAGCTCTATGTCTATGACAGAAAGGAGTGGAAGCGCAAAGGTGGTCAACAGCCCCTCACGGGTAGCCACGTCCTCTCTATGATCGCCGGTGAGGAGGGATCTGTGGCCAGAAAGGTGGCAACATTTCCTGAGTACACCAAGGCTAGGGAAGAGCCCCGCAAGGTACTTGCTCCACCGTTCAGCAAAGCCCCTGAGCCCCTGGCACGCCGCAATTCCCACCCCGGCTTAGAGAAGAGCCCCGTAAAGGTGGAGAACAAAGCGCCCCCGCGGACCTTCCAGGTGTCCAAGTTTGGGGAAACCAAGAAACAAGATCAGCCCGAAAAAAACAGCGGAGGGACCGGCAATGTCAATGTGTTCAAGGTGAGTGCTGCCCCGGTTAAGAACAAGGAACAGAACCAAGAAGCAGCAATGAATAGAAAAAATACTCGACCTCAGCCCAGGCCGACTTCTTTGAAGATCCCTCAGCTGGCCCTCGAGGAGCCCAAGAAGGTGGAACCCAGCCCTCCTCAGCTCCCCTCCCTGGTACGGAAAGCCAGCGCTGACTTTGAGAACTACCTTACCATTCCGGTAAAGTCAGCAGAAGGGAAGCCATCGGTAGACACTAGTGCCCGGGATCCCCCGTCCGGTAATAGTGAAAGCACATTCACCCCCGGTGGTACCAAAGATTACAATGTGAATAGTGGAAACACACGGGAACCCTCTAGTATTATTCGGGATGCTGCAGCAACTGTGCGAGACTCTACATCCTTGGCCACCCTCCCACCATTCAGCACCAAAACTCAGGCGTCCAGTCCCAAGAGTCCCATCAAAGCACCCGTGGACTGGCGCAACAAGGCAAAGGAGGGTGTGCAGCCCACCAGGGCACCCTCAGCAGGGTCTGAGCCCCAAACCCCAGACTCTGTCCCTCCGGCTACTTTTTACCACCATCCTTTCCCACCAGTAGCAATGGCCATGCCTAGCCCTCAAGGACCCATCTATTATTCTCCCCCATTGCCTTCAGCTACCCCTGCGGAGATGTATCCGCAGACCCAGCGCAAAATGCTGGTGGACTTAGCCACAGGCCAGTATTATCTAGTGGACACTCCTGTACAGCCAGTGAAAAGGAGATTGTTTGACCCAGAAACTGGACAGTATGTGGATGTCCCTGTGCCCCCTCCTCCTGTTACACCTATGCCCCTTCACATGCCGCAGTTAGCCCTTAGTCCTGGTGCCTATGGACCCGCTTATATGTTTTATCCAGGATTTATGCCCACTCCCCAAACAACTGTCCTCCCTGCTAGCACCATGCAAACCCCTCTCTCTAACCCAGGAAGTGAGCACCCCTTTGAAATGCCAGGGGTCGAGGGGTCTCAGCAAGGGGAGATGGGACTGTTGGAGACCCCCTACTACTTAGCCACTGGATCATCCAGTGTGCCCACTGGACAAACTGCTAATATCAGGAGAGGATCCCTGGGCTGCCCAGATGGAAAGCAGGTCATCAACATCCTGTCCCAGCCTGGACCCAGAATTGTGGCTCCACCATCCTTTGATGGCACAACCATGCGCTTTGTTGTGGAACACAGATGA